gttaataataataaataaataaataaataaatacactttttttatttgacactTTGAGTGTTAACTGTGCCTTCTAAAACTACATTCTTATTTTCTCGTCTGTGTTCTTAAACATACACAAGCTTTTATTATACGAAAGTGTCACCTTATTTTTCTTTGTAcacacttttttttgttttcattaaaaatactaggctattcaaatcaaaataaatgcTTCTTTAGGTTTTAATAAGATTATTTCCCAGtcagtaaaattaaatattgcttTCATAAACAGGTCTAATATCAACATAATTATGGTATAGCACTGAGAAGTGTTCCCTTAACGGTGGGCCTCATATGAAGTCTCAAGATCATGGGTGACATACGCCTGGTGTTTCCCTTTATGATCGAATTAAAAGTCGTCGCACATTTAttaacccggaaagggatcgtaaccgttcAAATCGagacggtcagtattctttggaTGAAActtcatactgcaacgcacacttatccgaaccgtaacgtaaacgcctcacaGTCACAGCGTGCGAAAGGCAATACGGTGTTGAtctctttccgagttgataagtttgCTATGAACTTTAAAATAAGGAGATCCATAAGAGCATCAAAGGGAACACCCGAATTTTGCAGCTTTTCAAATCTGCAGAATTTCTGAACTGGCAGTGGGTGGAACACATTATCCCGTATAGCTGATAGCCTTTGCCAGGCAGAGATATTTCGAGTGGCGTCAATAAACTGGAAaacgtagtgtaggcaggcctctcactaggacgacggacgatctggtgaaggtcgtgggtaGCTCCTGGATAGCAGCGCATAAGCATAAGCGTAAGGCTTTGGTCCAGCTGCCAGTGGTCATTAGTATTAGGTTAAAACGACGGTATTAAATTATGATCTTagcctaaataaaatattaggtacagttattgatataaaaatatttataaaaattagaATGGAATAGAATTGCTTTATTCAGCATAATATAAAATTTAGGTGcatagataattaattttattgtagcatgctcagcaaaaatcgtgacatgacacaagtcgtcaagtcacgaagctggttttcagcgggtaccAACGCACGACGGGGATTACGCGCCCTTTTGACAGTGACGGTTTATTGTCATTTCGTGTCTGTTCGTAGTACATATACCTACATGGCAAAAACTACTTACTGCAACGCTCCACCGCCAGAAGGCAGCACAAACTAACaattcatttaattaaaacaagtaAAGCGTCGTTCAGAACAATAACAAAATGTCAATTTAGCAGTGCAATTACCTTACAGTTTACAGTTTTATAATAAATGTAGTGACGCGTGATCACTGAGTTGCATTTTATCAACgtgtatttttgtaatttaaataaacagtCATTTTAAGTAATAGGTATTGCATTGTCGCATTAAGATAAAAGATGATGAATGTGGAAAGATCTTAAGCTTGTTTGGTCAGTTGTAGAACAACAGAAGATATAAATAAGTCAGTCTTGCAGTGAACAAGACTTACACAACGCGagtttatacaaataaaatcaatatgCTGGCCAGTAGTCAGTGCGATAAGGACGATATATTATCCGTTAAAGAGTTAAATTCCATTGTCCAACAAAGCGTTAAAAGTATTATCGACAAGGAAAAACTCAGATCGTACGTAGTGAGTGTCAAAGATCTAACAACTAACGGAGGAAATTATTTAGGAACATTGCAAACGGTGACCATAACTGGAAAAACTGAAGATGGCGAAAGCAAGGAATTGAGGCtctttctgaaaaatattattcacaTAGAAAAAGAGTTTACAATCGTCAATGCCTCGGAGGCTTATCAAAGAGAAGGGTTTTTCTACAGAGAgttgtttaaatattttgaaaaaattgAAGATAAATACAACATACCCGTGGAAGAAAGATTCAACACCGTGAAAGGATACAGCGAGTCAAATGATGAGGTGATTATTTTGGAAGATGTTTCATACAAGGGTTATAAAACAGGCGACAGATTAAAAGTTGTTTCTCTGAAATTTGCAGAATTGGCCATCAAAGAACTTGCCAAATTTCATGCCATGTCATTCGTTATCCAGAATGAAAATCCAAAATATTTTGAGAACAATATAAAACCATTACGGTCGGTGTTTAAAGTAAATGAACAACTTAAAACTCATTTGAGAAGATCATTTGACAAAGCAAAGGAAACTTTAGATGAAACTGCAAAATTgaaacttgaattttttttcccaaaagtaataaaaaaattccAGCAATGTATGGTTGTCGAACCAGATGAAGCCGTTTGCATAACGCATCTAGATTTTCGGGCAAACAATATTATGTTTCAAGAAATTGtaagtattttgaaaataacaacaacaacattTTTGTAGTTCTTGCTTATGCATTTATATTCGAGCATGATGTTTTGCAATTCAATGCACCATTCCAAGAcccaaataaaaaattgttttaatttttctgtatattatgtatgtatgtattagaTTAGTTAAAGTAAgctttgaaaatgtttttatttatgaaatgtgACGTCCAACTACTAATTATTGGTGCGTTTAGGAACGAAAGGTATTGactaaaatatcaattttggctatttcaatgttttttatttttaggatgGAGAAGCAGTCAAGGTAGTTCCTGTCGACTATCAACTGGCTTGTTTCGGCTGCCCAGTCGTTGATATTATATACTTCATTTTCTTGGGAACTGATCAGGAATTTCGTAAAAACCACATGGAGAATCTCAAGGACTTGTACTACTGTACATTTGAAAGCTTTTTGAGCAAATTCGGTATCGAGGCTAAAGAAATGTACACTAAGAAGCAATTTGAGGATGATTTTAGAGAAAAATTGGACTTTGGACTGATAATGTTTATAATAGTAATGCCTTTGCTTTTCGCACGTACTGATGATGTCCCGGAGTTATCAGTAATCGAAAATCTTGCATTCAACTTGGATGAGTGCTATAAGGACAGGCTGCATGGTGTTGTTGATGACTTTATACAGTGGGgatatttgtaaataattaaaaatacaatggAATATTCATCATTATcctttaggcccagaacagacggtgaaacgcaactgcaacgaatctgcaactgctagttacttttgagttgcatctaagtttctgccatagcgtccgttgaaagaccacacatgacgcgcccagtttgaaactttcagtttcattcatcagaatcatctgaaagttgcagtttcgttgcagttgcgtttcaccgtctgttctgggccttttAGTTCGTTCGGTTCAGTGAATCATCAGTTCAACTGCAGGATAAAGGTGTATTCACAGAGGTGTTACAAttcaaacaatttatattttaatagatGAATGAATTAATAGAATACAGCGTCTTATTAAGCTTAAAATCAAAAGTTTGTCCTAAATATTAACGACGGAGAATGTATTCTTAACGCGAACGAACTAATAGTAGGTTCGTATCAATATTTTAGATTTTGTTagttttaggtacctactagtgcttaaacataataaattaaGTGCAGTAATTGCAAGAAGAAGTCAAGAaattatcaaaatctgttcttGATAACTTCTTGATGGCGTACGGATAACCACACAAATTACTCACAAAAGTTGTACTGTCAGTCAAATTTAACTTGTCTATCATTAAAGTAAtggttttaggaataataaaaaaacaagcgAGCGTATCCACGGGCAATATGATCTTAGGGTTATTATgtgttatctatacttataataaatctgtagagaggtcaattctgtacatgagatatttttttcaaaataactatcagggggtgattagtgatcgatactgatgccaaaaatgcaatcagtaaattttttgtctgtctgtctgtctgtatgttccttatagaaaacaaaaactactagacggattttaacgaaacttggtacaattatttactcctgggcaggttaaagtaggtatacttaggaattccagCGGGAACAGGAATTGctaggaaaatccttttgtatgaaaaatctaaaccgcttaagttagacgcttgaaatttggcatgtaggtaccttagtaaacttaaagcttagttacaacaagcaattcccgaaattcccacgggaacgggaattagcgggaaaatccttttgtatgatacatctaaaccgcttaagttagacgcttgaaatttggcatgtaggcaccttagtaaacttaaagcttagttacaacaggatattgcaaaattcccacgggaacgggagttagcgggaaaaacattagtttgaaaaaatctaaaccgcgtaagatagatgaagggggtaaaacgggatccacgcgtacgacgtcgcgggcggccgctagttataaagtaaattaaccTCAGCTCTCAATTGTCACTTTTTATCAAGCTTGTATTCAATTTATGAGAGTCATAGTTTGTTAGATAGGTACTTGGGTATTAAAATCAGCTACATTATTTAAGATAAGCAAAATAATACTCGATATTATCATTATTGCTACAATGAAATAAATTGTTTCTTAGTTtcattaaacaataatattatagcaaataCCTACactagacgggttggggaggtcATACGTGTCACTCGACAAGTTTTGAggtataaaaaagtatttaacata
The DNA window shown above is from Ostrinia nubilalis chromosome 13, ilOstNubi1.1, whole genome shotgun sequence and carries:
- the LOC135077223 gene encoding uncharacterized protein LOC135077223 — protein: MLASSQCDKDDILSVKELNSIVQQSVKSIIDKEKLRSYVVSVKDLTTNGGNYLGTLQTVTITGKTEDGESKELRLFLKNIIHIEKEFTIVNASEAYQREGFFYRELFKYFEKIEDKYNIPVEERFNTVKGYSESNDEVIILEDVSYKGYKTGDRLKVVSLKFAELAIKELAKFHAMSFVIQNENPKYFENNIKPLRSVFKVNEQLKTHLRRSFDKAKETLDETAKLKLEFFFPKVIKKFQQCMVVEPDEAVCITHLDFRANNIMFQEIDGEAVKVVPVDYQLACFGCPVVDIIYFIFLGTDQEFRKNHMENLKDLYYCTFESFLSKFGIEAKEMYTKKQFEDDFREKLDFGLIMFIIVMPLLFARTDDVPELSVIENLAFNLDECYKDRLHGVVDDFIQWGYL